A single genomic interval of Aegicerativicinus sediminis harbors:
- a CDS encoding saccharopine dehydrogenase family protein: MRKILIFGAGKSASYVVKYLLDKSYDENLHIIVADVNIARAKKLIGDHENAQPKYIDITDTRARHAAISNADIVISMLPVKHHIEVAKDCLTFNKNMVTASYITDAMHSLDARAREKDLIFMNEIGVDPGIDHMSAMQVIDRIRSEGGKIVLFESFTGGLISPECDHNLWNYKFTWNPRNIVLAGQGGAAKFIQEGSFKYIPYHRLFRRTEFLEVDGFGRFEVYANRDSLKYQSAYGLDDAKTLYRGTMRRVGFSRAWNVFVQLGMTDDEYYMDDTENMTYREFVNTFLPYHPTDSVELKFRHALKIDQDDTVWEKFEELDLFSDKKKVGLSKATPAQILQKILEDSWTLKEKDRDMIVMYHKFGYELDGKMHQIDSTMVTLGEDSTYTAMAKTVGLPLGIATLLILNEKITTPGVLMPLAKEVYEPIMKELKEYDITFTEKKVPYLGYNPLNL, encoded by the coding sequence ATGCGAAAGATTTTAATTTTCGGGGCTGGGAAATCTGCATCTTATGTGGTTAAGTATTTATTAGACAAATCTTATGATGAAAATCTGCACATTATTGTAGCCGATGTGAATATTGCGAGAGCCAAAAAATTGATAGGCGACCATGAAAATGCCCAGCCGAAGTACATAGACATAACCGATACACGGGCAAGACATGCCGCTATATCTAATGCAGACATTGTTATATCTATGCTTCCTGTTAAGCATCATATTGAGGTTGCCAAAGACTGTTTAACCTTTAACAAAAATATGGTTACCGCCTCCTACATTACGGATGCTATGCATTCTTTAGATGCTAGGGCCCGAGAGAAAGACTTAATATTCATGAATGAAATAGGGGTAGATCCTGGTATAGATCATATGAGCGCCATGCAGGTGATTGATCGAATACGATCAGAAGGTGGGAAAATAGTATTATTTGAATCATTCACTGGCGGTCTCATTTCCCCTGAGTGCGACCACAATCTTTGGAATTATAAATTCACTTGGAATCCTCGTAATATAGTCCTGGCAGGTCAAGGTGGGGCAGCAAAATTTATTCAGGAGGGATCTTTCAAGTATATACCTTATCACCGTCTGTTTAGGAGAACAGAGTTTTTAGAAGTAGATGGTTTTGGAAGGTTTGAAGTTTATGCAAATAGAGATAGTCTTAAATATCAGAGTGCATATGGTTTGGATGATGCCAAAACCCTTTACAGGGGAACTATGAGACGAGTCGGTTTCAGTAGGGCATGGAATGTTTTTGTACAGTTAGGCATGACCGATGATGAATATTATATGGATGATACTGAAAACATGACTTACAGAGAGTTTGTAAACACATTTTTACCTTACCACCCAACTGATTCTGTAGAATTGAAGTTTAGGCATGCCTTAAAAATAGATCAAGATGATACAGTTTGGGAAAAATTTGAAGAATTAGATTTGTTTAGCGACAAAAAGAAGGTAGGTCTTTCCAAGGCTACACCTGCTCAAATACTTCAAAAAATTCTAGAAGACAGCTGGACATTAAAGGAAAAGGATCGCGATATGATTGTAATGTATCATAAGTTTGGATATGAATTGGATGGTAAAATGCATCAAATAGATAGCACCATGGTAACATTAGGTGAAGATAGCACATACACTGCCATGGCTAAAACCGTTGGACTTCCATTGGGCATTGCAACCTTATTAATTCTAAATGAAAAAATTACAACTCCGGGAGTTTTGATGCCTTTAGCTAAAGAGGTATACGAACCTATTATGAAGGAACTTAAAGAATATGATATCACCTTTACCGAAAAAAAAGTTCCTTATTTAGGGTACAATCCTTTGAATCTATAA
- a CDS encoding DUF423 domain-containing protein: protein MSKQILISGISIGVLAVILGAFGAHGLKELVSPENIATFETGVRYQMYHGLFLLFLSQLGSISPKIVKISYWLVVFGLIFFSGSIYGLATNILTSFDFKTIAFITPIGGLLLIVAWVILLFGISSKEH, encoded by the coding sequence ATGAGTAAACAAATATTGATAAGTGGTATTTCCATTGGAGTACTAGCTGTTATTTTAGGTGCATTTGGTGCACATGGTTTAAAAGAATTAGTAAGTCCTGAAAATATAGCCACTTTTGAGACTGGAGTAAGATACCAAATGTATCATGGCTTATTTTTATTGTTTTTATCTCAATTAGGCAGTATTTCACCAAAAATTGTTAAAATTTCTTACTGGTTAGTAGTATTTGGATTAATTTTTTTCTCAGGTTCAATCTATGGTTTGGCAACGAATATATTGACCAGTTTTGATTTTAAAACTATAGCATTTATTACACCTATTGGAGGATTGCTTCTTATTGTGGCATGGGTAATTTTATTGTTCGGAATTTCTTCTAAAGAGCACTAA